The Humulus lupulus chromosome 4, drHumLupu1.1, whole genome shotgun sequence genome has a window encoding:
- the LOC133831963 gene encoding uncharacterized protein LOC133831963, protein MTSNYAESFNNKTRDARSFPITTFVEFIRLTLQSWFCDRRETSEKTTTTLAPTYEKNLVDMAEKARFLIPYAIGRHEFHVLDGELNGEVDLLNKTCTCSVFQIIGISCAHALSGSLKRGVNFYSLCSDYYKIETWMSSYTESIYPTGNEEEWIVPHDIMTITVRTPAQKNPVGSPKKKQGRPKTKRHPSNGDKLVVPRKCSTCGGLGHNRATCKVRV, encoded by the coding sequence atgacaagcaattacgctgaaagtttcaacaataagACCCGGGATGCTAGGAGCTTTCCGATAACTACATTCGTCGAATTTATTCGCCTCACACTACAGTCCTGGTTCTGTGATAGGAGAGAAACTAGCGAGAAGACAACTACAACTCTTGCACCGACCTATGAGAAAAATTTGGTGGATATGGCTGAGAAAGCTCGATTCTTGATTCCTTATGCAATAGGGAGGCATGAGTTCCATGTGTTAGATGGTGAGCTGAATGGTGAAGTCGACCTCTTGAATAAGACATGCACATGCAGCGTGTTTCAGATTATTGGTATCTCATGTGCTCATGCACTATCTGGATCCCTTAAGCGAGGGGTGAACTTTTATTCGCTGTGTTCAGATTACTATAAAATTGAGACATGGATGTCCTCTTACACAGAATCTATATATCCTACTGGCAACGAGGAAGAGTGGATTGTTCCACATGACATTATGACAATAACAGTGAGAACACCTGCGCAGAAAAACCCGGTTGGTagtccaaagaagaaacaaggtaggcCTAAGACGAAACGCCATCCTTCCAATGGAGATAAATTGGTTGTTCCACGCAAGTGCAGCACTTGTGGAGGTCTAGGCCATAATAGGGCAACTTGTAAAGTTCGTGTTTGA